In Quercus robur chromosome 10, dhQueRobu3.1, whole genome shotgun sequence, a genomic segment contains:
- the LOC126703966 gene encoding uncharacterized protein LOC126703966, with product MGRHSIRWSSHLSISWVNKDDKMMDSNFLAKELHTYVLVNHTSKIKGLQNLMKERFNHDISYYKIWNAKQKAIANIHGNWEESYQKLQKLLLAYKNSDPSTQVSFWSINGDIPGTIIFKYGFCAFAPSIVGFTHCRPVISIDGTHLYGKYKGKLLIAMAIVANNEIFSLAFAVVDDETGASWGWFLSWLQTAIRDADTSIKIANLKKILDCLKEVELKFSKDPNLNIAKKKPYSYLMKECLEKWTLSHDGGRRYGTMTTNMFEYFNGVLKGARGLPISALVDYIWCKIDAYFNDRCTKILGDIEHGQKFRKHAMEKHEANYKKRDKTLSEAI from the exons ATGGGCCGTCACAGTATACGGTGGTCCTCACACTTGTCCATCAGTTGGGTGAACAAAGATGACAAAATGATGGAttccaattttcttgccaaagAACTTCATACATATGTACTTGTAAATCACACCAGCAAAATAAAAGGtctccaaaatttgatgaagGAAAGGTTTAACCACGATATATCGTACTACAAGATATGGAATGCGAAACAAAAGGCTATTGCAAACATACATGGGAATTGGGAAGAGTCGTATCAAAAGTTGCAGAAGTTGTTGTTGGCATATAAGAATAGCGATCCGAGTACACAAGTGTCTTTTTGGTCGATCAACGGGGACATACCGGGTACTATTATATTCAAGTATGGGTTCTGTGCTTTCGCTCCTTCCATTGTTGGATTCACACATTGTAGGCCAGTAATTAGTATTGATGGAACTCAtctttatggaaaatataaaggaAAGTTGTTGATTGCAATGGCTATCGTTGCTAATAATGAGATTTTTTCGCTTGCCTTTGCAGTTGTGGATGATGAGACGGGGGCCAGTTGGGGATGGTTTTTATCTTGGTTGCAGACTGCGATACGGGATGCG GATACGAGCATCAAGATcgcaaatttgaaaaaaatattagattgCCTTAAGGAAGTTGAACTCAAATTCAGTAAGGATCCCAATCTCAATATAGCAAAAAAGAAGCCATACTCCTATCTAATGAAGGAGTGTCTGGAGAAGTGGACACTATCACATGATGGTGGACGTCGTTATGGGACAATGACTACCAATATGTTTGAGTATTTCAATGGAGTTCTAAAAGGTGCACGTGGACTACCCATATCTGCATTGGTTGACTACATTTGGTGCAAAATTGACGCTTATTTCAATGATCGGTGCACTAAAATATTGGGTGATATTGAACATGGTCAGAAGTTCAGAAAGCATGCCATGGAGAAACATGAAGCAAATTACAAAAAAAGGGACAAGACACTATCTGAGGCCATTTAA